In Temnothorax longispinosus isolate EJ_2023e chromosome 10, Tlon_JGU_v1, whole genome shotgun sequence, a single window of DNA contains:
- the LOC139820303 gene encoding glutamyl aminopeptidase-like isoform X1 — MKLLQLLLDASLIFISVKAANSNDSSAEAYYCINKESMQLIQYDLKLIIYINEDDYKNTDIYGTFKSYIDEQRAKGNFIFHGQSTIFFRVTSEINTICLHVQDLKIDEAATKIIYTFDGTLSLTYKPRMHKYDESTQTVILYVDDIARYNFYNYRLVMKFIGSITDDAGGFVKTSYINNKGEKTWFIAAADFRGIGARRIFPCWDEPDLRIKFTISIMHHKNYTALSNSPINYVSTDDNGMVWTRFKTTYNISAYHVAVVLSDLDRITENIWCRRNVKKQIKFAQQIAEKATLYLKSIFHDAQFPPKVDHIVVPGFRDEGLESWGLVLYREAAVIYDDKLDSIAWQFEVARIVARKMVHQFFGNLVSQTCWSYLWLNEGIATLLSMKIVKEFVHFHLMDLLVVQFQHEALRLNDHYDMPLISEAFTPESINSLFSFTYYVKAPTFTRSLLQTVSEHTFVQGLNKYLSYQLKSIDNLTTTIDIFFDALQEVEYKPNISLKMKMNQWTKQKRYPILQVTRESPGDDVEITLQEYPDKSYPKDLYIRLTYTIQSQAYDITTEKWLTPQIPILHLTDIKKNDWIIVNVHQVGYYRVNYDNDNWRKLMEYLNSEEHVNIRVLNRAQIIDDAYYFLLKNKLDFRFFKSLTYYLSKETNYVGWYPMFKIMEEISGFFPFPESIEVEEHFRKILDLVLGKIRYAFIEEISKEDVFTKCLRQEAAKWACILNSSECTANASLELTKHYMHIFKQKKILPWWKEWTYCKGLMSADDISWNEVFNLEVLDNNLLEYLACTKNHTIIIGYLDLLKSGHFTEAQHRITVFHSIIARHARNKLVLDYIMLNFRDIVPREIDTFVALTDIINHLYSADQFSKVQDYVQNNFSNKMFSYIIQKINIRSSETTKHVGYFKSFLKTE; from the exons atgaaattattacaattattgttagatgctagtttaatatttatctctgTAAAAGCTGCTAACAGTAATGACTCGTCGGCTGAAgcatattattgtataaataaagaatcaaTGCAACTAATACAATATGatctcaaattaataatatacatcaACGAAGATGACTACAAAAATACAGATATTTATGGAACATTCAAATCATATATCGATGAGCAACGAGCAAAAGGCAATTTTATCTTCCATGGCCAATCaactatattttttcgagTAACAagtgaaataaatacaatatgtCTACATGTACAAGACTTGAAAATAGATGAAGCGgcgacaaaaattatttatactttcgATGGTACCTTAAGTTTGACCTATAAACCAAGGATGCATAAATATGATGAATCAACACAAACTGTTATCCTTTATGTTGATGATATTGCCCggtataacttttataattatcgccTGGTCATGAAATTTATCGGCAGTATAACTGATGACGCAGGAGGCTTCGTCAAAACATcctatataaacaataaaggagaaaaaac GTGGTTTATCGCAGCAGCTGATTTTCGAGGAATTGGAGCCCGACGAATATTTCCATGCTGGGACGAGCCGGATCTCAGgataaaatttacgatttcCATAAtgcatcataaaaattatacagctTTATCGAATTCGCCGATTAACTACGTGTCTACAGATGACAACGGGATGGTTTGGACACGCTTCAAGACAACGTATAATATATCCGCTTATCACGTAGCGGTTGTATTGTCCGATCTTGACCGCATAACTGAGAATATCTGGTGCAGAAGAAACGTGAAAAAGCAGATAAAATTCGCACAGCAAATTGCTGAAAAAGCTACtttgtatttgaaaagtaTATTTCACGATGCACAGTTTCCACCGAAAGTAGATCATATTGTAGTTCCGGGTTTTCGAGACGAAGGCCTGGAAAGTTGGGGACTCGTTCTTTATAG ggaAGCAGCTGTTATCTACGATGACAAATTAGATTCTATTGCATGGCAATTTGAAGTAGCACGCATAGTAGCGCGTAAAATGGTACATCAATTCTTTGGCAATCTGGTCAGCCAAACTTGTTGGTCTTATCTATGGTTGAACGAAGGCATTGCTACGTTATTGTCAATGAAGATCGTCAAAGAG TTTGTACATTTTCATTTGATGGATTTACTCGTAGTACAATTTCAACATGAGGCTCTTCGTTTGAATGATCATTACGATATGCCTCTTATATCAGAAGCTTTTACACCCGAAAGcattaattctcttttctctttcacaTACTATGTTAAAG CACCTACTTTTACACGTTCATTGTTACAAACGGTATCTGAACATACGTTTGTCCAAggtcttaataaatatttatcgta CCAGCTTAAATCCATCGATAATTTGACTACCACAATTGACATATTTTTCGATGCTTTACAAGAAGTAGAGTATAAACCAAATATTAGcttgaaaatgaaaatgaatCAGTGGACAAAGCAAAAGCGTTATCCCATACTACAGGTGACACGAGAATCTCCTGGAGATGATGTCGAAATAACTTTGCAAGAATATCCGGATAAGTCATATCCGAAAGACTTGTACATTCGACTGACTTATACTATACAGAGTCAGGCTTACGATATTACTACGGAAAAATGGCTGACTCCACAGATtccaattttacatttaactgatattaagaaaaatgacTGGATTATCGTCAACGTACATCAAGTTg GATACTATCGTGTTAATTACGACAATGATAATTGGCGAAAACTTATGGAATATCTAAATTCAGAGGAACATGTCAATATACGTGTACTTAATCGTGCTCAAATCATTGACGatgcatattattttctattaaagaaCAAACTCGACTTCCGTTTCTTTAAAAGTCTCACGTACTATCTATCAAAAGAGACAAATTATGTAGGGTGGTATCctatgtttaaaattatggaAGAGATATCAGGCTTCTTCCCATTTCCAGAAAGTATAGAAGTCgag GAGCACTTTCGGAAAATCTTGGATTTAGTTCTGGGAAAGATAAGATATGCATTCATTGAGGAAATATCAAAAGAGGATGTTTTTACTAAATGTTTAAGACAAGAAGCCGCAAAGTGGGCATGCATTCTAAATTCTTCGGAGTGCACCGCTAATGCCTCTCTTGAATTAACAAAACAttacatgcatatatttaaacaaaaaaa AATTTTGCCGTGGTGGAAGGAATGGACATACTGTAAAGGACTGATGTCGGCGGACGATATTTCATGGAATGAAGTGTTCAATTTAGAAGTATTAGATAATAatcttttagaatatttagcGTGCACTAAAAATCATACCATCATTATTGGTTATCTCGATTTATTGAAGTCGGGACATTTTACTGAAGCACAACACCGTATTACAGTTTTCCATTCTATTATTGCACGACATGCGAGAAATAAATTAGTGCTCGATTATATCATGCTAAATTTTCGAGACATAGTTCCTAG AGAGATCGACACGTTTGTAGCGTTAAcagacattattaatcatcTGTATTCTGCAGATCAATTTAGCAAG GTACAAGACtacgtacaaaataatttctctaataaaatgttttcctATATTATccaaaagataaatatacgATCGTCAGAAACCACTAAACACGTTGGCTATTTCAAGAGCTTTTTAAAAACGGAGTGA
- the LOC139820303 gene encoding glutamyl aminopeptidase-like isoform X2 — translation MKLLQLLLDASLIFISVKAANSNDSSAEAYYCINKESMQLIQYDLKLIIYINEDDYKNTDIYGTFKSYIDEQRAKGNFIFHGQSTIFFRVTSEINTICLHVQDLKIDEAATKIIYTFDGTLSLTYKPRMHKYDESTQTVILYVDDIARYNFYNYRLVMKFIGSITDDAGGFVKTSYINNKGEKTWFIAAADFRGIGARRIFPCWDEPDLRIKFTISIMHHKNYTALSNSPINYVSTDDNGMVWTRFKTTYNISAYHVAVVLSDLDRITENIWCRRNVKKQIKFAQQIAEKATLYLKSIFHDAQFPPKVDHIVVPGFRDEGLESWGLVLYREAAVIYDDKLDSIAWQFEVARIVARKMVHQFFGNLVSQTCWSYLWLNEGIATLLSMKIVKEFVHFHLMDLLVVQFQHEALRLNDHYDMPLISEAFTPESINSLFSFTYYVKAPTFTRSLLQTVSEHTFVQGLNKYLSYQLKSIDNLTTTIDIFFDALQEVEYKPNISLKMKMNQWTKQKRYPILQVTRESPGDDVEITLQEYPDKSYPKDLYIRLTYTIQSQAYDITTEKWLTPQIPILHLTDIKKNDWIIVNVHQNKLDFRFFKSLTYYLSKETNYVGWYPMFKIMEEISGFFPFPESIEVEEHFRKILDLVLGKIRYAFIEEISKEDVFTKCLRQEAAKWACILNSSECTANASLELTKHYMHIFKQKKILPWWKEWTYCKGLMSADDISWNEVFNLEVLDNNLLEYLACTKNHTIIIGYLDLLKSGHFTEAQHRITVFHSIIARHARNKLVLDYIMLNFRDIVPREIDTFVALTDIINHLYSADQFSKVQDYVQNNFSNKMFSYIIQKINIRSSETTKHVGYFKSFLKTE, via the exons atgaaattattacaattattgttagatgctagtttaatatttatctctgTAAAAGCTGCTAACAGTAATGACTCGTCGGCTGAAgcatattattgtataaataaagaatcaaTGCAACTAATACAATATGatctcaaattaataatatacatcaACGAAGATGACTACAAAAATACAGATATTTATGGAACATTCAAATCATATATCGATGAGCAACGAGCAAAAGGCAATTTTATCTTCCATGGCCAATCaactatattttttcgagTAACAagtgaaataaatacaatatgtCTACATGTACAAGACTTGAAAATAGATGAAGCGgcgacaaaaattatttatactttcgATGGTACCTTAAGTTTGACCTATAAACCAAGGATGCATAAATATGATGAATCAACACAAACTGTTATCCTTTATGTTGATGATATTGCCCggtataacttttataattatcgccTGGTCATGAAATTTATCGGCAGTATAACTGATGACGCAGGAGGCTTCGTCAAAACATcctatataaacaataaaggagaaaaaac GTGGTTTATCGCAGCAGCTGATTTTCGAGGAATTGGAGCCCGACGAATATTTCCATGCTGGGACGAGCCGGATCTCAGgataaaatttacgatttcCATAAtgcatcataaaaattatacagctTTATCGAATTCGCCGATTAACTACGTGTCTACAGATGACAACGGGATGGTTTGGACACGCTTCAAGACAACGTATAATATATCCGCTTATCACGTAGCGGTTGTATTGTCCGATCTTGACCGCATAACTGAGAATATCTGGTGCAGAAGAAACGTGAAAAAGCAGATAAAATTCGCACAGCAAATTGCTGAAAAAGCTACtttgtatttgaaaagtaTATTTCACGATGCACAGTTTCCACCGAAAGTAGATCATATTGTAGTTCCGGGTTTTCGAGACGAAGGCCTGGAAAGTTGGGGACTCGTTCTTTATAG ggaAGCAGCTGTTATCTACGATGACAAATTAGATTCTATTGCATGGCAATTTGAAGTAGCACGCATAGTAGCGCGTAAAATGGTACATCAATTCTTTGGCAATCTGGTCAGCCAAACTTGTTGGTCTTATCTATGGTTGAACGAAGGCATTGCTACGTTATTGTCAATGAAGATCGTCAAAGAG TTTGTACATTTTCATTTGATGGATTTACTCGTAGTACAATTTCAACATGAGGCTCTTCGTTTGAATGATCATTACGATATGCCTCTTATATCAGAAGCTTTTACACCCGAAAGcattaattctcttttctctttcacaTACTATGTTAAAG CACCTACTTTTACACGTTCATTGTTACAAACGGTATCTGAACATACGTTTGTCCAAggtcttaataaatatttatcgta CCAGCTTAAATCCATCGATAATTTGACTACCACAATTGACATATTTTTCGATGCTTTACAAGAAGTAGAGTATAAACCAAATATTAGcttgaaaatgaaaatgaatCAGTGGACAAAGCAAAAGCGTTATCCCATACTACAGGTGACACGAGAATCTCCTGGAGATGATGTCGAAATAACTTTGCAAGAATATCCGGATAAGTCATATCCGAAAGACTTGTACATTCGACTGACTTATACTATACAGAGTCAGGCTTACGATATTACTACGGAAAAATGGCTGACTCCACAGATtccaattttacatttaactgatattaagaaaaatgacTGGATTATCGTCAACGTACATCAA aaCAAACTCGACTTCCGTTTCTTTAAAAGTCTCACGTACTATCTATCAAAAGAGACAAATTATGTAGGGTGGTATCctatgtttaaaattatggaAGAGATATCAGGCTTCTTCCCATTTCCAGAAAGTATAGAAGTCgag GAGCACTTTCGGAAAATCTTGGATTTAGTTCTGGGAAAGATAAGATATGCATTCATTGAGGAAATATCAAAAGAGGATGTTTTTACTAAATGTTTAAGACAAGAAGCCGCAAAGTGGGCATGCATTCTAAATTCTTCGGAGTGCACCGCTAATGCCTCTCTTGAATTAACAAAACAttacatgcatatatttaaacaaaaaaa AATTTTGCCGTGGTGGAAGGAATGGACATACTGTAAAGGACTGATGTCGGCGGACGATATTTCATGGAATGAAGTGTTCAATTTAGAAGTATTAGATAATAatcttttagaatatttagcGTGCACTAAAAATCATACCATCATTATTGGTTATCTCGATTTATTGAAGTCGGGACATTTTACTGAAGCACAACACCGTATTACAGTTTTCCATTCTATTATTGCACGACATGCGAGAAATAAATTAGTGCTCGATTATATCATGCTAAATTTTCGAGACATAGTTCCTAG AGAGATCGACACGTTTGTAGCGTTAAcagacattattaatcatcTGTATTCTGCAGATCAATTTAGCAAG GTACAAGACtacgtacaaaataatttctctaataaaatgttttcctATATTATccaaaagataaatatacgATCGTCAGAAACCACTAAACACGTTGGCTATTTCAAGAGCTTTTTAAAAACGGAGTGA
- the LOC139820303 gene encoding glutamyl aminopeptidase-like isoform X3, which yields MKLLQLLLDASLIFISVKAANSNDSSAEAYYCINKESMQLIQYDLKLIIYINEDDYKNTDIYGTFKSYIDEQRAKGNFIFHGQSTIFFRVTSEINTICLHVQDLKIDEAATKIIYTFDGTLSLTYKPRMHKYDESTQTVILYVDDIARYNFYNYRLVMKFIGSITDDAGGFVKTSYINNKGEKTWFIAAADFRGIGARRIFPCWDEPDLRIKFTISIMHHKNYTALSNSPINYVSTDDNGMVWTRFKTTYNISAYHVAVVLSDLDRITENIWCRRNVKKQIKFAQQIAEKATLYLKSIFHDAQFPPKVDHIVVPGFRDEGLESWGLVLYREAAVIYDDKLDSIAWQFEVARIVARKMVHQFFGNLVSQTCWSYLWLNEGIATLLSMKIVKEFVHFHLMDLLVVQFQHEALRLNDHYDMPLISEAFTPESINSLFSFTYYVKAPTFTRSLLQTVSEHTFVQGLNKYLSYQLKSIDNLTTTIDIFFDALQEVEYKPNISLKMKMNQWTKQKRYPILQVTRESPGDDVEITLQEYPDKSYPKDLYIRLTYTIQSQAYDITTEKWLTPQIPILHLTDIKKNDWIIVNVHQEHFRKILDLVLGKIRYAFIEEISKEDVFTKCLRQEAAKWACILNSSECTANASLELTKHYMHIFKQKKILPWWKEWTYCKGLMSADDISWNEVFNLEVLDNNLLEYLACTKNHTIIIGYLDLLKSGHFTEAQHRITVFHSIIARHARNKLVLDYIMLNFRDIVPREIDTFVALTDIINHLYSADQFSKVQDYVQNNFSNKMFSYIIQKINIRSSETTKHVGYFKSFLKTE from the exons atgaaattattacaattattgttagatgctagtttaatatttatctctgTAAAAGCTGCTAACAGTAATGACTCGTCGGCTGAAgcatattattgtataaataaagaatcaaTGCAACTAATACAATATGatctcaaattaataatatacatcaACGAAGATGACTACAAAAATACAGATATTTATGGAACATTCAAATCATATATCGATGAGCAACGAGCAAAAGGCAATTTTATCTTCCATGGCCAATCaactatattttttcgagTAACAagtgaaataaatacaatatgtCTACATGTACAAGACTTGAAAATAGATGAAGCGgcgacaaaaattatttatactttcgATGGTACCTTAAGTTTGACCTATAAACCAAGGATGCATAAATATGATGAATCAACACAAACTGTTATCCTTTATGTTGATGATATTGCCCggtataacttttataattatcgccTGGTCATGAAATTTATCGGCAGTATAACTGATGACGCAGGAGGCTTCGTCAAAACATcctatataaacaataaaggagaaaaaac GTGGTTTATCGCAGCAGCTGATTTTCGAGGAATTGGAGCCCGACGAATATTTCCATGCTGGGACGAGCCGGATCTCAGgataaaatttacgatttcCATAAtgcatcataaaaattatacagctTTATCGAATTCGCCGATTAACTACGTGTCTACAGATGACAACGGGATGGTTTGGACACGCTTCAAGACAACGTATAATATATCCGCTTATCACGTAGCGGTTGTATTGTCCGATCTTGACCGCATAACTGAGAATATCTGGTGCAGAAGAAACGTGAAAAAGCAGATAAAATTCGCACAGCAAATTGCTGAAAAAGCTACtttgtatttgaaaagtaTATTTCACGATGCACAGTTTCCACCGAAAGTAGATCATATTGTAGTTCCGGGTTTTCGAGACGAAGGCCTGGAAAGTTGGGGACTCGTTCTTTATAG ggaAGCAGCTGTTATCTACGATGACAAATTAGATTCTATTGCATGGCAATTTGAAGTAGCACGCATAGTAGCGCGTAAAATGGTACATCAATTCTTTGGCAATCTGGTCAGCCAAACTTGTTGGTCTTATCTATGGTTGAACGAAGGCATTGCTACGTTATTGTCAATGAAGATCGTCAAAGAG TTTGTACATTTTCATTTGATGGATTTACTCGTAGTACAATTTCAACATGAGGCTCTTCGTTTGAATGATCATTACGATATGCCTCTTATATCAGAAGCTTTTACACCCGAAAGcattaattctcttttctctttcacaTACTATGTTAAAG CACCTACTTTTACACGTTCATTGTTACAAACGGTATCTGAACATACGTTTGTCCAAggtcttaataaatatttatcgta CCAGCTTAAATCCATCGATAATTTGACTACCACAATTGACATATTTTTCGATGCTTTACAAGAAGTAGAGTATAAACCAAATATTAGcttgaaaatgaaaatgaatCAGTGGACAAAGCAAAAGCGTTATCCCATACTACAGGTGACACGAGAATCTCCTGGAGATGATGTCGAAATAACTTTGCAAGAATATCCGGATAAGTCATATCCGAAAGACTTGTACATTCGACTGACTTATACTATACAGAGTCAGGCTTACGATATTACTACGGAAAAATGGCTGACTCCACAGATtccaattttacatttaactgatattaagaaaaatgacTGGATTATCGTCAACGTACATCAA GAGCACTTTCGGAAAATCTTGGATTTAGTTCTGGGAAAGATAAGATATGCATTCATTGAGGAAATATCAAAAGAGGATGTTTTTACTAAATGTTTAAGACAAGAAGCCGCAAAGTGGGCATGCATTCTAAATTCTTCGGAGTGCACCGCTAATGCCTCTCTTGAATTAACAAAACAttacatgcatatatttaaacaaaaaaa AATTTTGCCGTGGTGGAAGGAATGGACATACTGTAAAGGACTGATGTCGGCGGACGATATTTCATGGAATGAAGTGTTCAATTTAGAAGTATTAGATAATAatcttttagaatatttagcGTGCACTAAAAATCATACCATCATTATTGGTTATCTCGATTTATTGAAGTCGGGACATTTTACTGAAGCACAACACCGTATTACAGTTTTCCATTCTATTATTGCACGACATGCGAGAAATAAATTAGTGCTCGATTATATCATGCTAAATTTTCGAGACATAGTTCCTAG AGAGATCGACACGTTTGTAGCGTTAAcagacattattaatcatcTGTATTCTGCAGATCAATTTAGCAAG GTACAAGACtacgtacaaaataatttctctaataaaatgttttcctATATTATccaaaagataaatatacgATCGTCAGAAACCACTAAACACGTTGGCTATTTCAAGAGCTTTTTAAAAACGGAGTGA
- the LOC139820303 gene encoding glutamyl aminopeptidase-like isoform X5, whose product MKLLQLLLDASLIFISVKAANSNDSSAEAYYCINKESMQLIQYDLKLIIYINEDDYKNTDIYGTFKSYIDEQRAKGNFIFHGQSTIFFRVTSEINTICLHVQDLKIDEAATKIIYTFDGTLSLTYKPRMHKYDESTQTVILYVDDIARYNFYNYRLVMKFIGSITDDAGGFVKTSYINNKGEKTWFIAAADFRGIGARRIFPCWDEPDLRIKFTISIMHHKNYTALSNSPINYVSTDDNGMVWTRFKTTYNISAYHVAVVLSDLDRITENIWCRRNVKKQIKFAQQIAEKATLYLKSIFHDAQFPPKVDHIVVPGFRDEGLESWGLVLYREAAVIYDDKLDSIAWQFEVARIVARKMVHQFFGNLVSQTCWSYLWLNEGIATLLSMKIVKEFVHFHLMDLLVVQFQHEALRLNDHYDMPLISEAFTPESINSLFSFTYYVKAPTFTRSLLQTVSEHTFVQGLNKYLSYQLKSIDNLTTTIDIFFDALQEVEYKPNISLKMKMNQWTKQKRYPILQVTRESPGDDVEITLQEYPDKSYPKDLYIRLTYTIQSQAYDITTEKWLTPQIPILHLTDIKKNDWIIVNVHQVGYYRVNYDNDNWRKLMEYLNSEEHVNIRVLNRAQIIDDAYYFLLKNKLDFRFFKSLTYYLSKETNYVGWYPMFKIMEEISGFFPFPESIEVEEHFRKILDLVLGKIRYAFIEEISKEDVFTKCLRQEAAKWACILNSSECTANASLELTKHYMHIFKQKNLSLNILEFCRGGRNGHTVKD is encoded by the exons atgaaattattacaattattgttagatgctagtttaatatttatctctgTAAAAGCTGCTAACAGTAATGACTCGTCGGCTGAAgcatattattgtataaataaagaatcaaTGCAACTAATACAATATGatctcaaattaataatatacatcaACGAAGATGACTACAAAAATACAGATATTTATGGAACATTCAAATCATATATCGATGAGCAACGAGCAAAAGGCAATTTTATCTTCCATGGCCAATCaactatattttttcgagTAACAagtgaaataaatacaatatgtCTACATGTACAAGACTTGAAAATAGATGAAGCGgcgacaaaaattatttatactttcgATGGTACCTTAAGTTTGACCTATAAACCAAGGATGCATAAATATGATGAATCAACACAAACTGTTATCCTTTATGTTGATGATATTGCCCggtataacttttataattatcgccTGGTCATGAAATTTATCGGCAGTATAACTGATGACGCAGGAGGCTTCGTCAAAACATcctatataaacaataaaggagaaaaaac GTGGTTTATCGCAGCAGCTGATTTTCGAGGAATTGGAGCCCGACGAATATTTCCATGCTGGGACGAGCCGGATCTCAGgataaaatttacgatttcCATAAtgcatcataaaaattatacagctTTATCGAATTCGCCGATTAACTACGTGTCTACAGATGACAACGGGATGGTTTGGACACGCTTCAAGACAACGTATAATATATCCGCTTATCACGTAGCGGTTGTATTGTCCGATCTTGACCGCATAACTGAGAATATCTGGTGCAGAAGAAACGTGAAAAAGCAGATAAAATTCGCACAGCAAATTGCTGAAAAAGCTACtttgtatttgaaaagtaTATTTCACGATGCACAGTTTCCACCGAAAGTAGATCATATTGTAGTTCCGGGTTTTCGAGACGAAGGCCTGGAAAGTTGGGGACTCGTTCTTTATAG ggaAGCAGCTGTTATCTACGATGACAAATTAGATTCTATTGCATGGCAATTTGAAGTAGCACGCATAGTAGCGCGTAAAATGGTACATCAATTCTTTGGCAATCTGGTCAGCCAAACTTGTTGGTCTTATCTATGGTTGAACGAAGGCATTGCTACGTTATTGTCAATGAAGATCGTCAAAGAG TTTGTACATTTTCATTTGATGGATTTACTCGTAGTACAATTTCAACATGAGGCTCTTCGTTTGAATGATCATTACGATATGCCTCTTATATCAGAAGCTTTTACACCCGAAAGcattaattctcttttctctttcacaTACTATGTTAAAG CACCTACTTTTACACGTTCATTGTTACAAACGGTATCTGAACATACGTTTGTCCAAggtcttaataaatatttatcgta CCAGCTTAAATCCATCGATAATTTGACTACCACAATTGACATATTTTTCGATGCTTTACAAGAAGTAGAGTATAAACCAAATATTAGcttgaaaatgaaaatgaatCAGTGGACAAAGCAAAAGCGTTATCCCATACTACAGGTGACACGAGAATCTCCTGGAGATGATGTCGAAATAACTTTGCAAGAATATCCGGATAAGTCATATCCGAAAGACTTGTACATTCGACTGACTTATACTATACAGAGTCAGGCTTACGATATTACTACGGAAAAATGGCTGACTCCACAGATtccaattttacatttaactgatattaagaaaaatgacTGGATTATCGTCAACGTACATCAAGTTg GATACTATCGTGTTAATTACGACAATGATAATTGGCGAAAACTTATGGAATATCTAAATTCAGAGGAACATGTCAATATACGTGTACTTAATCGTGCTCAAATCATTGACGatgcatattattttctattaaagaaCAAACTCGACTTCCGTTTCTTTAAAAGTCTCACGTACTATCTATCAAAAGAGACAAATTATGTAGGGTGGTATCctatgtttaaaattatggaAGAGATATCAGGCTTCTTCCCATTTCCAGAAAGTATAGAAGTCgag GAGCACTTTCGGAAAATCTTGGATTTAGTTCTGGGAAAGATAAGATATGCATTCATTGAGGAAATATCAAAAGAGGATGTTTTTACTAAATGTTTAAGACAAGAAGCCGCAAAGTGGGCATGCATTCTAAATTCTTCGGAGTGCACCGCTAATGCCTCTCTTGAATTAACAAAACAttacatgcatatatttaaacaaaaaaa cCTTTCACTAAATATTCTAGAATTTTGCCGTGGTGGAAGGAATGGACATACTGTAAAGGACTGA